The Arachis duranensis cultivar V14167 chromosome 9, aradu.V14167.gnm2.J7QH, whole genome shotgun sequence genomic sequence TATTTTtgtctgttttatttattttaggtatgtatttcatatttatctcTTAAATATCACAACAGAAAAAGGGATCGAATGAGAGGATAGGAGATAGTGATAAGGTCAGCAGGCTATATTGGGAAGGATGACAAAGTTACATTAACGACGTCGTTAAGAGATGATGACGACGACGATGATTACAAATATTTACATTGACGCTTCTTTTCACGACGGCGATGATTACAGGACGGAAGCTAGATGATGAAGAAAGAATGGGAGAGTGGAAAGGTGCTTCAATTAACGGAAGTGgggttttgatattttaaaaaattatatcattacccatctcaaataataaattacaaaataatctAACTATGATTAAGATGATAACcaattaaaatttgacacatcATGAAAGGTAACTTACATGTTACTTTAGAAGAGGTTGGAtagaatttatctttttatatatatatactttgttTATTCTTTATATACTCTTCATGTACTATTTGTGTACTATTTATGTCCTCTTTATGTACTCTTCTAATTTTATTAACATGTGCTACATAAACGGCTCTGATATCACTTGTTGGAATTTTATCAGAATTCTTTAGCCCAAAGATTATTCATGTTaaatcattaacaaaaaaaatgcttgaATCATGTaaatcattaacaaaaaaatatttgaatgcGAAAGCTTACTTAAATTCATAAACATGAATCATGATTGGAAGAGTTAGAATCTTGTGATTCTTtcgatcttcctcaaccaaaaTCTTCTGTATTCATAGGCAGCTGAATTGCAACTCTTTTGATGggaaaagagcaacaaaggcggcTTTGGTATATTAGGGACCGAAACCTAACggtattatttatatttgagcatgacacccattaaaccctaaaacccaaataaaatagtatctaaagtccaaaaaataatatatctaaaatccaaaagataattatctaaggaacaaaagataatagaTAATATctgattttattctcatttaattccaaatcaaaaataattatgatttATTCAATTTAGCATTTATAGCAATAAATgaaatcatcattatataagtcatttaatttaaaataacataatttgtaattacaattaatatatatattatccacaaataaattaaaaaattaaaataatttcctaacaccTACATTTTGATATGGCAATATTTAAATATGAAGCTGCAAGAAtcaccaaacaaaatattttcaatctaaAATGTCATAATTGCAGAACGAAGGATAATTAGATCataagaataagaaaaacaattgaacttattatttcaaaaagaaattatatgttttaacTTCTAATCACACAAAGATTCAAAGAAAAACTCCTTTTCCGTCGCAGCTACACCTTGATGCCATTCTAAGGGCCTGCAAATAGATACAGCCACAAATAGATACAGCACCGAATAAGATGCCAAACCAGAAATGATGAATACAAAAATGATATATACATGGACAAATCAAATTAATCAATATACACAAATATAGAACAAGATTAAGTTGACAATACGAATGAAAAGGCATGCAGTTTTTCACATAAAGTTCATAAACTGATCAATTATTTCCtaggaacaaaaaataaaagaataaaaaagtgGCATAGTCAGAGAAAATGGAGATGAAAGAACGAACCAATGAAGAGCCAGCAATGCTGCAGTTTTGGGTGGTGCTGTGATCGGTTGTCTTCCCTAAGGTGACCACACAATCTAGGGGGAGTACCAGAGACACCATCAGTTGTATTCTCCAGCAATAACTCCGGGCCGCACTAGTGGTGCTGCCAATTCTTGGGTGTGGTTGTGGCTTGTGGGTCTAGGCAAGTGAAAAACGCAAGAACAGGAGGACATCTGGATGAGGCTAAGAGCTTCCTGCTTCAACCTTTTGAGAAGAGAACCCAGAGAAGAGAGCAGCAGAGCAGCCTGTAGACTCTTTATGGTAGTGTTGTACTgactaaattttgaaaataaattgacctgacttgagtttatttatttataaattaaatctcGTGTAATAATTGTGCAAAAATTGAATTgacttcaaaatcaaatctaatgtgtgaaatatattaattacgttaagaatgattaaataaattatttatttcattcgGCAAAATAAGAGTTTATGCATGAGTTGACTAGTTTTTGCACGGTAGAATTGTATAGTCCTTTTTGAGGTAACTCGATAACTGTAAATTTGTATAGTGAGAAATGAACTAAAATTAATGTCTAGTGATAATAAACGttactttttgaaaaaataaaatatatgatgaTGAACAATGTAAAATTTTGCACAAATGACAATGAAGTAAAATGGATCTCTGCCGATGTTACATATTAGtttgaaaaacataaaatatatgatGAATACATATTTTGTTGAAATCATTATTTAATAAAGATAAATCATAAAGAAAGTACCAAGATCTTGCAATTtactgttaaaaaaaattgaaaaagcaaaatatagacaccaatattttaaaattaaaagccAACAAAGtatataacttttattttaaattagttaccttaagatataattatttgagTAACATAGACTAGAGAATCATTTTCAGTATAATTActctcataattttttattgaaaaaggatattttggtaaagtaaaataaaataaaagtataaattggATCAAAATGTAACTACGGTTGAATTAAAACACCTAGAAAATGGtggctaaaaaattttaatatggaaGTAAGATGAGTAATATACTTTAACATggtaattttttgtgttttttaaaattgtgggaATATACAAATCGGACCCtctgatttgtgtttaaaaagtggaaaaaaattcagaatacacaaatcggagggtccgatttgtgttaaaaaattgaaaaaaatttagagtagACTATGCGagttgtttgattttaaaattttacttaagAAATCGTATGGTCCAACTTGTGGTTGGGCAAATATGAATTTCAGAAGCTAGAAAACGGACTCTCCGAATTGTTTGTTGTTGTCAATCTTTTTCATGAAATGGAATATCCAACACAATTCGGACCCTCCGAATTGTTCCATTGACACCACATAATCGTAAAGCACCTGTATTTCCCATATCTGAGTTCAACACCACCGTTACTcccatattcaaattaaaaagtgGAAAATGGTACCTTGTGCAATTCAGAGAATAGAATTTCCATCCTGAATTAGACACCATTCTTCGTTGACTTCTCTTTCCATCATTTACCCATGTGTGCAGCTGTGCGAGGCAGAGAAAAGCTACAAACCATCCTCTTGAATACTTAATCTTGGTGCTCCTCCTCAGCCGCTTCAGTCACCCCAATTGATTCATTGTGCAATGTGCACAATCTCATTTGTGACAGAAACCTTGCTATTGTACTTTCATTTAacgatatttaaaaaaaaaaaagaggaaaaaaaaatcaaacaacaatATTCACTATATCAGTAACAAAAATAGGAGGAAGATAAGACTTAATAAAAGCTTTTCTTTGACTTCCAACAATAATTATTAGAGTTTAGAAACATTAaaagataataacaaaaataaaaataaaaaagagagaaatgtgAGTGTTGGAGGAGGGGGAGAGCTACCAGACCTGGACCTGTATATCtaccaaaacaaaacaaaatttgaaaacacGTCCTTAAGAGCTCTCTACGTGCAAAGCATAATTGGAGGaggcaaaaaacaaaaaaacaaaacaaaacaaagatcATACATAAATATTTAGAGGCCTCATGTAAGGTAACCTCTCCTTGGCTTATAATAGTTCATGTCAAATCAAATTATTACAatatctgatttttttttaaaacttgaatAATTGAAATATGTTGTTAATTATTACCTCAAGAATGCATtttataaacaataaataaaataaaatttcaacatacgttttttatgatatatttcaATAACACATTGTATTAAAACCTTAAAATCttcaatcatataattttttgaaatttatttactGTTAAATTTAACAGAGTCATCTTGTCAAATAGGCCATTCAATAGACCAAatataaaattgaaagaaagaagGGCGTCTTTACACATTTAGCCGAACTCCTTTATCTTTGCGGGAGAGTACAGTCATTGCTAATTGGAACTTCCAACTCTTTGATCAACAAATTTATTGGAGTCATTTAACGGATAGACACCACACTCTTTGATCaacaaatttaaatctttttttcccTGAGCCATGCCACTGCTAACAAAGAATTCAAAGGTGAGTTTTGGTTTATGTCCGGAGGAGGCAATCTTATTATTCAATTGGTCCAGCTTGATCACATCGAAGATTCTGTTGAAGTTATACGTCATATAAACATGATCTGAATGCCCTTCCACTGGAACGTGACTTAAAAATAATATGCCAAGCGAATACTTGTGCATTTTTCCATCTTCCAAGTAGCATCTGCATTTAATATCAAGCTCGAAATCCAAACTGTGCGAAGAGAGAACAATGCAGAGAAGTGAACCAAAATAGTAACTGGAAGGAGGAGCAACTTCAAAAGTAATAGAAGACCCCACTGCCCGATATGTGAACCACTCTGGTACTCTGGAGTCCGGGtaacaaattttaaagaagTCACTTCTCCAAACTACAATGTTTTCTCTTCCTACTCCTCTCCTCCTAAATTCACATTCATATGCCTGTTTTCTTACATGTTGAAGGAATGAATAAATACAGTTCTCCACATCCAAATTCACACAATTCTGCAACGAAATACTTACGCGTTTTTCTTCTTGTAGCTCATAACTAAATAAACCAAATGCTACTTTTTGCAGCAATGTGCAGTTTAGGGCCTTCAAATGTCGAATGGATGGAGGAAGCTCTGGCCAATATTGAAGCATCTTACAACCTATTAATGAGAGTGTTTTCAGATTTGGAAGATGCTTGATGCTCCCAGGCAAAGTCTCCACATGGCTTCCATCCAACTGTAACTTTTGTAACGATGATAAGCGGCCGACATTTCCAGGGAGTTCAAATAGACTATCACAGTTCACCAGAGACAGGTTTTGCAATGATTGCAAGCCATCAAATATATCATGTAATTTCTGCTTGGAAACCACCCTTCCACATTTAAAGAGCGAAAGTTTCTCAAGAGATTTCAAGCGAGACCACCCGTCTGGAAGATTCTCAAGTCTTATCCCACAAAGAGATATCTCTTTCACTTTGGTGAAACGCCCAATAGATGGGTGCAATACTTTGATGCCAGTGTGGCTTAAATCCAAGTATTCTATTTCTTCTGAAGATAGAGCAAATTCTAACAAATTTGAGCAGCCAGCAACGCACAGGTGCTTAAGAGATCTTGAATGCTTCTTGTTTCCGAGCATTTCAAGCTTAATGCAATTCAATAGATCCAAAAGCTCAAGCTTGCCAAGTGATAAAATAGATGGATGCACATGGGCCAAACTTCTACAGTTGGACAGCTGTacacttttaagattttttgcTTTAGAGAGATCTGGGAGTTCAACCAACTTTTGGCACCCAGTTAGATCTACTTCCTCTAAATTCACAAGATTCTACGAAAAATCAAATGGAGACATCAAAAAGGCAAATCATTAGAGACGGGAGGAAATCACAACCATTTTCAagcaaaaagttaaaaaagCATATACTATGTATATATACAAACCTGCTTTCCATCCCATAGTCTTGCAAGTTGACTGTTCTGAATACGGAGGGTAACAAGCTTCTCGGGACAAAAGTTTGATGGCAGAGTCGGCAAAGGGTACGCATGCCATTCAAAGTACCTTAATGGCTTCAACCCTATAGGAAGCTGCAGATTACTTAATTTACCATGCTTCTCTGACGAGTCATACAATTTGAGCAATCTTAATCTAGACATCTTTTTGAATGTGTCAGCACTCAACTGTAGATCATCTATATGAGACATATCTAACATTATGCTTTCAATTGCATCAGTTCCCTGataaacaaaagagaaataaatcaaatcaaaatagtgTCCAAGAATTCATCAAGGTATATACGTGTTCTACTAAATAGTCTTCCTGAAAACAATTGTGTATCCTTACCTTGTTGTTTCCCAAAACATCCCTAATATCATTATAGTCCCACAAACGGCTACGATATTCAGGATTTTTGATAGATTCTTTGCGAACAATTTCCAAAGCCATTTCATGGATCAAGTCATGCATCCTCAGAGAATTATCAGATATAGCTATTAGAGACTTATCATGAAGGGACCTCATGCCATTAGCTGCATCGAAGCCACAACTTTCTAACAGACTAACTACGTGTTCTTTAAGGAATCCCTTAAAAAAACATGCAATGTCTAGAAaaatttctctctcctcataatTTAATCCTTCATAGGTCAACCTTAATACATTTTGAATTGGTGCGTCAGGAATCTTCTTGATGTTT encodes the following:
- the LOC107465397 gene encoding disease resistance protein RPV1; its protein translation is MENYDAKFLCTYGGEIKRRLNDTKISYVGGLNKILYVNRGIDFTAMLAELSALFDAAGNICFKYLLPNDELDALISVTGDNDLNNMMLEYDNLYRDSPKTARIRLFVFPGNHFNLDRNPASTETLKTKKTVKQNSKVNGDSLVVVLPPPPVDVKTERIDCSDPTRFNSLLSAAKYDVFLSFRGEDTRNGFTSHLCKALSRKQVKTFVDFTVQKGNEISASIHQAIEESFVSVVVFSENYASSKWCLEELVKIMECSKENGLVAVPVFYKIDRSHVRKQLGSYSEALKKLQNNSMKKVQKWREALTEAANLSGWVSSSCRDESELIQKIVKDVLQKLIDHNPPNDIKSFVGIDGNLKAIDSSLREVLEVQTRMIGIWGMGGIGKTTLAKLVFEKYSYQYEGSCFLEDVRERSEKYGHSLYELRNELYSELLQENNCKDSTRKSTNAKERLRSQRNFIVLDDVSCSKQLKYLVGEHQCYGPGSKIIVTATDKSVFAQWEDEEIYEMKVLNSEDSLTLFSLNAFNQDHPKMGYENLSWEAVKYCEGLPLALKVLGSFLRSKSETEWDSALRNIKKIPDAPIQNVLRLTYEGLNYEEREIFLDIACFFKGFLKEHVVSLLESCGFDAANGMRSLHDKSLIAISDNSLRMHDLIHEMALEIVRKESIKNPEYRSRLWDYNDIRDVLGNNKGTDAIESIMLDMSHIDDLQLSADTFKKMSRLRLLKLYDSSEKHGKLSNLQLPIGLKPLRYFEWHAYPLPTLPSNFCPEKLVTLRIQNSQLARLWDGKQNLVNLEEVDLTGCQKLVELPDLSKAKNLKSVQLSNCRSLAHVHPSILSLGKLELLDLLNCIKLEMLGNKKHSRSLKHLCVAGCSNLLEFALSSEEIEYLDLSHTGIKVLHPSIGRFTKVKEISLCGIRLENLPDGWSRLKSLEKLSLFKCGRVVSKQKLHDIFDGLQSLQNLSLVNCDSLFELPGNVGRLSSLQKLQLDGSHVETLPGSIKHLPNLKTLSLIGCKMLQYWPELPPSIRHLKALNCTLLQKVAFGLFSYELQEEKRVSISLQNCVNLDVENCIYSFLQHVRKQAYECEFRRRGVGRENIVVWRSDFFKICYPDSRVPEWFTYRAVGSSITFEVAPPSSYYFGSLLCIVLSSHSLDFELDIKCRCYLEDGKMHKYSLGILFLSHVPVEGHSDHVYMTYNFNRIFDVIKLDQLNNKIASSGHKPKLTFEFFVSSGMAQGKKDLNLLIKECGVYPLNDSNKFVDQRVGSSN